The following DNA comes from Candidatus Hydrogenedentota bacterium.
CCGAGACAAGGAGGTCGAGGCTCACAAGACACGGAGGTCGGCCAGGATGGGCGCGCCGCGGTGTCTTCCCAACACCACGCGACCGGCGTGAACATCTCCATTACCCTCTTTGAATGGCGCCATGACTTTGCGTTGTGGCGCTCATTCCCTTTTTCGGCGCTCATGACCCAACGCCGGCGCCGCGAGTCAAGTCTCCGGCGTATCTGCCGATAGAAGAACCGGCAGCCATGAGGTGGACGATATAGCCTCGCAAGAGGCGCCGCCGTGTGTCCCAGCACGAAAGGCCGGCAACTGGCCTCATGGGCTTGCCTCCTTGAATGCGTCATAGCCTCGGTTATGGCGCTTTTTTCACGCTTGCGCAGTCCTGCCCGATTCCTCGTATGCGACGCAGACCAGCGTCAGCCCGTGCGCGGGCGCGCAATACCCTTGGAACGGACCCCGCCCCTTCAGGCAAGCCTCGAAAAAAGCGGGGGGGAAGCGTCCCCGCGCGACCTCGATCAACGTGCCTGTGATATTGCGGACCATGTGGTAGAGGAACGCGTCTCCATAGAGTTCGATGCGCCAGAGAAATTCCGCGTCGCGCGCCTGGATGAGTCCGCCGGATTCGAGCCGTGCCGAGAATATGGTGCGCACCGTCGATTCCGCCGGGCTGCCCGCGCTTTGAAAGCCCGCGAAATCGTGCGCGCCCTCGACCAGCGGCAACAGCGCGCGCACGCGTTCGAGTTCGACGCGATAGGGCACGTGCCAAGCGTACCGCGCTGACAGCGGGTCGGCCTCCTTGCCCAGGTCCAGGGAATAGGCGTAGCGCTTGGCCCTTGCCGAGAAACGGGCATTGAAATCCGGGGTGGTCTCGGTCAGTTCCGCCACGCGTATTTCCGGCCCGAGCATGCGCGACAAGGCGCGCCGCAACCGCGCGGGAAAAGGGCCGGGCCACCGGCACGAGCAGACCTGCCCGAGCGCATGCACGCCCGCGTCGGTGCGGCTCGCGCCTTGCACGCGCACGGGCTGCCCCGCGATTCGGCTCATGGCGGATTCGAGCACGCCCTGCACCGTGCGTTTGCCGGGCTGTTTCTGCCACCCGGCGAAATGCGTGCCGTCGTAACGCACGACGGCTCTCAGCGCCGTTTCCATGGTCGTATTCACGCTTCTGCCGCGCCGTGTGGCGGCGTTTCGGATGGCTGGAGTATAGGCGAAGCCGGCCGGACAGGCCAAGAGTTCAGCCTGTGGCGCGCGATGGCGCGGCCGGCAGGGAATTGTGGTATCCTGCGTACACAGTCTGCCGCTGGTATTGGTTGTGTGAAGGCCCGGGCATGCCCGCGCGGGCATGCGAGGCGGGGGAGGTTGTCATGAGTGCAGGCCCGGATGCGCCGAAGGGGTTTGTCTGCCCCGTATGTGGCGCGCAATTGCAGATTCCGCCAGACCATCACGTCCAGGAGGTTCGCTGTAACACGTGCGGGACATTCGTCGCCTGCCCGGCCGCAGAGCCGCAGGCCGCCGCCGCACCTCTTGTCCGCCTGGCGAGCAATGCCGAGTCAGCCCGGCTGCGTTTGAAGTGGAGGATACTCATCGGGTTGCTCGTGCTGCCGCTGCTGGTGCTTGCCCCGTTTTCCCTCCGCGTTGGCGCCACGGGCAGCGCCCAAGCGCTGCGCCTGTGCACGATGAACCTGCTGCTGGCCGCCCTGTACGGCTACGGGCTTATGGCGGGCGGCTATGACCCGGTCGTGATCTCAAGAATTGTGCGGCTCGACTTGGACCGCCGTCAGATCGTGGCTTTGTTCCTGCCCGCCTTTATCATCGCGCTATTTCTTGGGTACTATACGTACAGCCCGTGACGCCACGAACCCTCAAGAACCTTCCGCGCCCCCCCGCGCGGCGAATGACGCCGCCCTGCCCGGATGCCTGCGGGAGAGGGAGTGGTCAGAGCGCCGCGTCAATGGCCTTGGACAACTGGTCCTTCGCCGTCACGCCGACGAAGCGTGTTGCTTCCTTGCCGTCCTTGAGGACGACCAGGGTCGGGATGCTGGACACGCCAAACTGCTCGGCAAGGGCCTGCTCGTGGTCCACGTTGACCTTGCCGATCTTGGCCTTGCCCTCGTATTGCCCCGCCAGTTCCTCGATGACCGGCGCGACCATGCGGCAGGGGCCGCACCATTCCGCCCAGAAATCGACAAGCGTCACGCCGCCGCTCACTGTCGCGGCGAAGTTGCTCTTGGTCAGTTCAACGGCTTTCCCCATGTGTATACTCCTTGTTCTCGTATGCGCCCATCGGCGCAGGGAATCGTAACATAGCCGCATGAAGTGTGCAATCGCGTTGCCGCCGCCGCGTTGCGGCCCGCGCTTTCCCCTGCTACGATATGGGTGTTGCATGCCAGATATGCTGGCCGGGGAACAACTCAGGGAAAGAGGAATACATCATGAACGAAGTAGTGGTCGTATCAGGCGTTCGCACCGCAATCGGCACTTTCGGCGGCACACTCAAGGACTATCCCGCTCCGGACCTGATGGCGCTCGTCATCAAGGAGGCGCTTCGCCGCGCCAACGCGGCGCCCGAGGAAGTGGGGGACGTCATCGTGGGCCAATGCATGCAGCGCACGGACGAAGCCACCACGGGCCGCGTCGCCGCGCTCAAGGCCGGCCTGCCCATCTCGGTGCCGGGCGTGACCATCCAGCGCAATTGCGCCTCGGGCATGCAGTGCGTCATCTATGGGGCGCAGCAAATCATGCTCGGCGACATGGACGTGGTCGTGGCGGGCGGCGTCGAGGTTATGAGCCGCGTCCCGTACATGTTGTACAGCGCGCGCTGGGGCGCGCGCCTGCAGCATGGCGTCATGGCTGACGGTGTCTGGGACGGTCTGACCGACCCTTGGTCGGGCCTGATCATGGGCCTTACCGCGGA
Coding sequences within:
- the truA gene encoding tRNA pseudouridine(38-40) synthase TruA; amino-acid sequence: MNTTMETALRAVVRYDGTHFAGWQKQPGKRTVQGVLESAMSRIAGQPVRVQGASRTDAGVHALGQVCSCRWPGPFPARLRRALSRMLGPEIRVAELTETTPDFNARFSARAKRYAYSLDLGKEADPLSARYAWHVPYRVELERVRALLPLVEGAHDFAGFQSAGSPAESTVRTIFSARLESGGLIQARDAEFLWRIELYGDAFLYHMVRNITGTLIEVARGRFPPAFFEACLKGRGPFQGYCAPAHGLTLVCVAYEESGRTAQA
- the trxA gene encoding thioredoxin encodes the protein MGKAVELTKSNFAATVSGGVTLVDFWAEWCGPCRMVAPVIEELAGQYEGKAKIGKVNVDHEQALAEQFGVSSIPTLVVLKDGKEATRFVGVTAKDQLSKAIDAAL